Genomic window (Euryarchaeota archaeon):
GGCTACAATGCGCCCGCGAGCCTCGAGCCGGACGACACGCATCTTTTCCAGTTGATCGGACCAAAAGGCGAGGTGCCTTCCCGTTTCGAGCCGAAACTATCACGCGACTCGCTCCTCCACGTCTACCGCACCATGGTCTTCCAACGGATGATCGACGAGCGGATGATGAACCTCCAGCGCCAGGGCCGCATCGGATTCTACGGAGCGACAACCGGGGAGGAGGCGACACCGATCGCAAGTGCCGCCGCGCTCGACCCATCCGACTGGATCTTTCCTGCGCTTCGACAAGGCGGAACACTTCTTTATCGCGGCTATCCGTTGAAAAAATGGCTCGGGAACCTCTTCGGCACGCTCGACGATCCCGCCAAAGGCCGATCGATGCCTTGCCACTACTCGGACCGCGACTACAACGTCGTCTCGTGGTCGAGTTGCATCGGCACTCAACTCCCGCATGCGGTCGGGATGAGCCACGCCGCAAAGATCCGTGGCGACAAGACGATCGCCGCCGCGTACCTGGGGGACGGCGCCACCAGCGAAGGCGACTCGCATATTTCCCTGAATTGGGCTGCCGTCTACACGCTGCCGGTCGTGTTCATCTGCCAGAACAACCAGTGGGCAATCTCGGTCCCGACGTCAATGCAGACCGCGTCGGAGACGTATGCGATAAAGGCGCGCGCCTACGGCATGCCCGGTTACCGAGTCGACGGCAACGACGCTCTTGCCGTGTATTACGCGACGAAACTCGCCGCTGACCGCGCGCGGCGTGGGGAGGGGCCGACATTCATCGAGGCTGTCACCTACCGGATGCTCGGCCACTCGACGAGCGACGATCCGACGCGATACCGCGACTCCGTCGATGTAGAGTTCTGGAAATCCCGTGACCCGATAAAACGCCTGCGCTCCTATCTTGAGTGGAAGGGCCTCTACGACGCCAAATGGGAAGCGGCGGAGAAGTCGCAAATCGACGCGGAGATCGACGTAGCAATACCGCAGGGGGAGAAAGCCGCGCTTCCCGCCCTTGACACGATGATGGACGACGTCTTCGAGGAGCCGTCGGCTGCGCTCAAGGAGCAACTGGCGAACGGTTCGCGCCGCGTTTGACGCGGATTTGCGTTTTGTCTTACGCGTGCTGTCTCCAGTTCTGTACGACCGTCGGGCTTGAATCCCCGTCCGTGTAGGAGGCGGACAGGGAGACTCCTACGTCAGCGCACGGGATGCTTGTCGTGGATGCGCTAGACACCCACATGTCGGGGTCTGAAGAATCCCACGGCGAAAGCGTGAGCGGACCGCTCGTCACTACGCCGACCCCGGATATCGTGTGCGGGGGGTTCGACAAGTCCACAACGCCGATCTCGACGTCGTTCTGGAGGCAGGTGTCGGCCGTACCCGGCACGCTGCTCTCCGTTCCCGAGAATAGCGTGCAGATACGGTGCCCCAATGGGAACGCAGTCTGGTAGGGCTTGTGACAGCCCGAAACGATCGAGCCTAGTTCTAGCCCGTCGGTGCTCCAGATGACGCTGTGGTTTCCCACGGGGTGCTGGTAGGGTTGGTCATTGTCGCTGTGCGGCGGCAGCGTCGTGCCGGGGGCAAAGTGTGCTTCGACCCGGAAGGCTTGACATTTCCCTTGCACCGGCTTGCCGTCGGCGTCCGTGACACAGTTCGTGCCCCTAAAATTGCCAGGGAAAAACATCTTCTGCCCAGTGACTGGATCGTGCATATCGGTGTCGAATGAGAGTTCGTAGAAGATGTCGAAGAAGCTGTCGAGCTGATACTGGTCGCCGGAGGGCGTCGAAACGCGCGTGCCGACCACCTGGCCCATGGAGGGCAGGGTCGGGCTCTCCCTAATTTTGAGGGCGATAAGGATCGTGAGCTCTCTTATGGGAATCGACGGACGCGTGCTGTTCTTGCCAACGTGGACGACGCCTTGCAGTTCCATCGCGACCATCTCGATCGGGACGACGTAGGTATCAACGATGTGGACGAGTTGCTGTCCTTGGCAGAAGCCGACCGGGGGCCGAAGCTTCTGACACTGCTGCTCACTCATAGGTTGGCAAGTCGTCTGGCCGTCGGGAGTGATGAAGCAGCCGACCCACTGGACCTCGTCGTGGCCGCTCGTTTCCTGCTCCGGCCCGCGGCAGACTTTCGTAGTCCCGGCGCCTTGATCGAACTTCACCAACGCGGTATTATTCGGAACGCCTTCTTCGTTGACGGCGATGCCGCTCACGCCGCCGTCGTTGCCATTCTTGATGGTCCCCTTCGCGAGGCTTACCGCCCCCGCCGGATCGAGACGGATGAGGGCCGCGCCTGTTGAGCTGAACGCGTCGAGCGTCCAGCCATCTGGACACGTGGGGTCTGGGTGCGTGCCTCCATGGTCCGCGCTTGTGATGTTCGAAAAGCCCGAAGCTACCATTCCTAGTGTGACTGCTGCGATGAGAATCCTGCTCATACTGTCGCCTCCTCTCGGCGGACGTATCGGCGGGTTGAACCTTAAAGTTGATTCCGGACGCCGTATGAGGCGAACGGCCCGTCGATGTGATGGCAGGCAGGGCGGATGGGATAGCTGGCAACGGCAAGCTTGATATTTCCAGACAGGACCTCGCCTGTTGGGGGAAACACGATGGTAAGAGGCCGGCCACGAGGCATTGTAGGATTGGCCCTGCTGCTTGTCACGTCGGGCTGCATCAGCGCGCCTGAGACGCTTGACTCGGACGTGTCGCCTCTTTCGATGCCATCGGTCGCCACGGATTGCATCGCGGACTTGAACGGAATCGATCTCAACTATGCGACCGTGGCGGGGCTCCAATCCGCACTTGCGGCGGGCGAGATCACGAGCGCGCAGCTGGTCGACGCGTACGTTGCCCGTTTCCTCGCATTCGACGAGAGCGGTCCCAAACTCAATTC
Coding sequences:
- a CDS encoding 3-methyl-2-oxobutanoate dehydrogenase; amino-acid sequence: MVRKEDAGYNAPASLEPDDTHLFQLIGPKGEVPSRFEPKLSRDSLLHVYRTMVFQRMIDERMMNLQRQGRIGFYGATTGEEATPIASAAALDPSDWIFPALRQGGTLLYRGYPLKKWLGNLFGTLDDPAKGRSMPCHYSDRDYNVVSWSSCIGTQLPHAVGMSHAAKIRGDKTIAAAYLGDGATSEGDSHISLNWAAVYTLPVVFICQNNQWAISVPTSMQTASETYAIKARAYGMPGYRVDGNDALAVYYATKLAADRARRGEGPTFIEAVTYRMLGHSTSDDPTRYRDSVDVEFWKSRDPIKRLRSYLEWKGLYDAKWEAAEKSQIDAEIDVAIPQGEKAALPALDTMMDDVFEEPSAALKEQLANGSRRV